Proteins encoded together in one Opisthocomus hoazin isolate bOpiHoa1 chromosome 27, bOpiHoa1.hap1, whole genome shotgun sequence window:
- the GTPBP3 gene encoding 5-taurinomethyluridine-[tRNA] synthase subunit GTPB3, mitochondrial, with translation MALRRALSVAGRRWAQPLCSAPWGDTVFAVSSGHGRCGVAVIRASGPGSRGALQTLTGHPQPPPPRVLALRRIRDPATGETLDRGLVVWFPGPQSFTGEDCAELHVHGGPAVVSGVLRALGRLPGLRPAEPGEFTRRAFRRGKLDLTAAEGLGDLIRAETEAQRRQALRQTEGELGRLYQCWSETLTRALAHLEAYIDFSEDDNVEEEVLSQVDATVRALEREIGAHLRDGRRGELLRGGVRAVIAGPPNVGKSSLLNLLCQRPAAIVSPVAGTTRDVVEVALNVGGYPLVLSDTAGLRDATDPVEREGVSRARDRLQQADLVLAVLDATAVPTEPAGLGAALGSLLPPTATPCILVLNKADLLRGDGAALRDACARGDPLPPAALLSCETGEGLGRLLELLARQLVRLCGDPLAGSPSLTQSRHSLHLGDCAAALARYGRDRRRDLGLAAERLRVARRHLGRITGHVGADDVLDIIFRDFCVGK, from the exons ATGGCGCTGCGGAGGGCGCTGAGCGTGGCGGGACGCAG GTGGGCGCAGCCCCTGTGCTCGGCGCCGTGGGGGGACACCGTCTTCGCCGTGTCCTCGGGCCATGGCCGCTGCGGGGTGGCCGTCATCCGCGCCAGCGGGCCGGGCAGCCGGGGGGCCCTGCAGACCCTCACCGGGCACCcccagccgcccccgccccgcgtccTGGCCCTGCGGCGCATCCGCGACCCCGCCACCGGCGAGACCCTTGACCGCGGCCTCGTCGTCTGGTTCCCAG GTCCCCAGAGCTTCACCGGGGAGGACTGCGCCGAGCTGCACGTGCACGGTGGGCCGGCAGTGGTGAGCGGGGTGCTGCGGGCGCTGG GGCGGCTGCCCGGGCTGCGTCCCGCCGAGCCCGGCGAGTTCACGCGCCGAGCCTTCCGCCGCGGGAAGCTGGACCTGACGGCGGCCGAGGGGCTCGGGGACCTGATCCGGGCGGAGACGGAGGCGCAGCGGCGGCAGGCGCTGCGGCAGACGGAGGGCGAGCTGGGCCGGCTCTACCAGTGCTGGAGCGAGACCCTCACCCGG gctCTCGCCCACCTTGAAGCCTACATCGACTTCAGCGAGGATGACAACGTGGAGGAAGAGGTCTTGTCGCAGG TGGATGCCACGGTGCGGGCGCTGGAGCGGGAGATCGGTGCCCACCTGCGGGACGGGCGCCGCGGGGAGCTGCTGCGCGGGGGGGTCCGCGCCGTCATCGCCGGCCCCCCCAACGTGGGCAAGAGCAGCCTGCTCAACCTGCTGT GCCAGCGGCCGGCAGCCATCGTGTCACCGGTGGCGGGGACGACGCGGGACGTGGTGGAGGTGGCCCTGAACGTCGGCGGTTACCCGCTGGTGCTGAGCGACACGGCCGGGCTCCGCGATGCCACCGACCCCGTCGAGCGGGAGGGGGTCAGCCGCGCACGGGACCG gTTGCAGCAAGCAGACCTGGTGCTGGCCGTGCTGGATGCCACAGCGGTGCCCACCGagccggccgggctgggggctgccctggggtccctgctgcccCCCACCGCCACCCCCTGCATCCTGGTGCTCAACAAAGCCGACCTGCTGCGGGGCGACGGGGCGGCCCTGCGCGACGCCTGCGCCCGGGGGGACCCCttgccccccgccgccctcctctCCTGCGAGACGGGCGAGGGGCTCGGCCGCCTCCTGGAGCTGCTGGCGCGGCAGCTGGTGCGGCT gtGTGGAGACCCCCTGGCAGGCTCGCCCAGCCTGACGCAGAGCCGGCACAGCCTTCACCTCGGCGACTGCGCCGCGGCCTTGGCGCGCTACGGCCGCGACCGCCGCCGCGACCTGGGGCTGGCGGCCGAGCGGCTGCGGGTGGCGAGGCGGCACCTGGGCCGCATCACCGGCCACGTGGGCGCCGACGACGTCCTGGACATCATCTTCAGGGACTTCTGCGTCGGCAAGTGA